A region from the Corylus avellana chromosome ca7, CavTom2PMs-1.0 genome encodes:
- the LOC132187970 gene encoding probable 2-oxoglutarate-dependent dioxygenase AOP1, translated as MGSKTHPKVPVIDFSGQKLKPGTTSWSLTGDDVRRALEEYGCFIAVYDKVSKVLENAICEAEKEVFQLPKETKVKNIAERTYHGYVGDISVIPLHESTGIDNATTVEGTKRFTNLMWPNGNDSFSETILSYSKLVKELDEMVQRMVFESYGLEKYCEAHKESLYYLLRLMKYRVPETNESNIGFRAHTDKSFTAIIHQIYIDGLEIATKDDDWIPCDLLPYSFVFFAGDALMGWSNGRIRSAKHRVILNTKEERYSVGLFSFSTGMIQVPEELVDDQHPQRFQPFDHQKFLRFFETEEGRKPESPLQAYCGA; from the exons atGGGCTCTAAAACACATCCAAAAGTTCCCGTCATTGATTTTTCCGGCCAAAAGTTGAAGCCCGGAACTACTTCTTGGTCCTTGACAGGCGATGACGTTCGGCGTGCTCTAGAAGAGTACGGATGCTTCATAGCAGTGTACGATAAAGTTTCAAAAGTGCTTGAAAACGCAATTTGCGAAGCAGAGAAAGAAGTCTTTCAACTCCCGAAAGAAACCAAAGTGAAAAACATTGCCGAGAGGACTTACCATGGCTACGTCGGAGATATCTCCGTCATCCCTTTGCATGAAAGCACAGGCATCGATAACGCAACCACCGTTGAAGGAACAAAAAGATTTACAAATCTCATGTGGCCCAACGGCAACGACAGTTTCAG TGAAACCATACTTTCATACTCGAAGCTAGTGAAGGAATTAGATGAAATGGTGCAAAGAATGGTTTTTGAAAGTTATGGTTTGGAGAAATACTGTGAGGCTCACAAAGAGTCTTTATATTACCTTCTTCGGCTGATGAAATATAGAGTACCCGAGACGAATGAGAGTAATATAGGGTTTCGTGCTCATACGGACAAGAGCTTCACTGCAATCATCcatcaaatatatattgatGGATTGGAGATAGCAACCAAGGACGACGACTGGATTCCTTGCGACCTATTGCCTTATTCCTTTGTCTTCTTTGCTGGTGATGCACTCATG GGATGGAGCAATGGCAGAATCCGTTCAGCTAAACATCGAGTGATTCTGAACACAAAAGAAGAGAGGTACTCAGTGGGGCTCTTTTCGTTCAGTACTGGAATGATACAAGTTCCTGAGGAGCTGGTGGATGACCAACATCCACAACGGTTTCAGCCATTTGATCATCAAAAGTTCCTTCGTTTCTTCGAGACAGAGGAAGGCCGGAAACCTGAGTCTCCTCTCCAAGCATACTGTGGTGCTTGA
- the LOC132186068 gene encoding probable 2-oxoglutarate-dependent dioxygenase AOP1 encodes MGSELQPELPVIDFSSENLKPGTRSWVSACKEVQRALEDYGCFVLVCNKLPSQLRNEVFGALEELFDLPTETKMRNKHEKPLNGYVGQIPKLPLHESMGIDNATTLEGTQTFTNLMWPNGNDHVCGRLHSYAMVAEEVDQMVTRMIHESYGVEKYYDSHVGSTTYLLRVLKNRVPHENEPNLAFVTHTDKSFTTILHQNQVDGLEVETKDGNWISVNFSPSSFVVMAGDALMAWSNDRILSPNHRVIMTGKETRYSLGLFSFSNGIVEVPKELVDEEHPLQYKPFDHIGLLHFYRTDEGYKSKCPIKAYCGV; translated from the exons ATGGGTTCTGAGTTGCAGCCTGAGCTTCCTGTTATTGATTTCTCCAGTGAAAATTTGAAGCCTGGTACAAGATCTTGGGTGTCAGCATGCAAGGAAGTTCAACGAGCACTTGAAGACTATGGCTGCTTTGTCCTAGTCTGCAATAAACTTCCCTCACAACTTCGCAATGAAGTCTTTGGGGCGCTGGAAGAGTTGTTTGATCTCCCCACTGAAACCAAAATGAGAAACAAACATGAAAAGCCCTTGAATGGGTATGTCGGACAAATTCCAAAGCTTCCTCTCCATGAAAGCATGGGCATTGACAACGCAACAACGCTAGAGGGAACTCAGACTTTCACAAATCTAATGTGGCCTAATGGAAATGATCATGTCTG TGGACGTCTGCATTCGTATGCAATGGTAGCAGAGGAAGTAGACCAGATGGTGACGAGAATGATACATGAAAGCTATGGTGTAGAGAAGTACTACGATTCTCACGTAGGGTCGACAACTTATCTTCTTCGAGTGCTGAAGAATAGAGTACCCCATGAGAATGAGCCTAATCTTGCCTTTGTTACTCATACTGACAAGAGCTTCACAACCATTCTTCACCAAAATCAAGTTGATGGTTTGGAGGTGGAGACAAAGGACGGTAACTGGATTAGTGTCAACTTCTCCCCATCTTCCTTTGTAGTAATGGCAGGCGATGCTCTAATG GCATGGAGCAATGATAGAATTCTTTCTCCGAATCACCGAGTAATCATGACTGGGAAGGAGACAAGGTACTCCCTTGGACTGTTTTCATTCAGCAATGGGATTGTGGAAGTACCAAAGGAGCTTGTTGATGAAGAACACCCCTTGCAGTATAAGCCATTTGATCATATTGGATTACTGCATTTCTATCGCACAGATGAGGGTTATAAATCCAAATGCCCTATCAAAGCCTATTGTGGTGTTTGA